ttttgaacccaagaccatctccgtgctttgccgatgtgggatttgcctaagggacctttctccccccctttcgggactcagcgtcctcgctgaggtttgccccaccattgcccaagaggacactcgagtggctctgataccaattgtaatgatcgggttccaactactagaggaattgtctgctttggccataagcctcacagttttgtcccataggtggaatggagaacttcccaggaggtcacccatcctaggatttctctcaagcgagcacgcttaaccctggagttctttcaactctccaggccattccaccaaaaggcgcctctagtgattagttcccccattttatatatcattactttttgaacccaagaccatctccgtgctttaccgatgtgggatttgcctaagggacctttctccccccctttcgggactcagcgtcctcgctgaggtttgctccaccatcgcccaagaggacacgcgagcggctttgataccaattgtaacgatcgggctccaaccactagaggaattgtccgctttggccataagcctcacggttttgtcccataggtggaatggagaacttcccaggaggtcacccatcctaggatttctctcaagcgagcacacttaaccctggagttcttccaactctctaggccattccaccaaaaggcgcctctagtgattagttccctcattttatatatcattactttttgaacccaagaccatctccgtgctttgctgatgtgggatttgcctaagggacctttctccccccctttcgggactcagcgtcctcgctgaggtttgccccaccatcgcccaagaggataagcgagcggctctgataccaattgtaacgatcgggctccaaccactagaggaattgtccgctttggccataagcctcacggttttgtcccattggtggaatggagaactttccaggaggtcacccatcctaggatttctctcaagcgagcacgcttaaccctggagttcttccaactctccaggccattccaccaaaaggcgcctctagtgattagttcccctattttatatatcattacttttgaacccaagaccatctccatgctttgccaatgtgggatttgcctaagggacctttctccccgtttgggctcaaaaaaaaaaatgttggtaATTAAAAGTACAATAGTAGATCTATAAAATATGGATTATCATTAAAGAGAAAACCATTGTAGCAACTACTGATCAGTCTCATCATGAGCATTTAAAAGAGTAACCTAGTCAAAATTCTTTCATTCTTTTATCAGATCTGCCATCTGCAATGATATTGGCTTGATTGGAGCTTCTTTTCTTGCTGGTATCGGTGGTTCCTATCACTTCTTGCATAAAATCGTAATCGATTCTTTGCATAGTGCAAAGAGTGCTTGGTTTGGATTATGCTGGGGCTGCATTGGTACTCCTCATCTTTGGAAGTATACATCAAGTGGACTCCACATCTTTTCACCTTTAACCTTACTACATTAAATTGCATTGCATCACCAACAGTATACCCATAGTGTTCTGCTTTGAACTCAAACTCAATCGAATGCTCGTTGACGTCAGAATAATTTTGTATGAGACAACTTTCAATGTAGTAATGATTGTGCCAAAGGAACACATGGTCTGATTGAATGACAGTATCTAAATGCATACTATCATGCCTAATCTCAGGAGCAACAAACGGTAAGAGCATTTCATTACCATCGGCATTTTTCAGACGGCATCCACATGTTAGCAACAACTTATCGTCCTTGTTCATGGCAAGAGGAACCTCAAATTCTAGAACGACACAAAAAGCAAACCTAGGTACATAGCATTAATGCAGCAGGGAGGGAGCACAAAAGCCATTGAAGATCCTAGGTTTTCATAGCTGAACCATTCTGGAACTTCACTTCGAGGAAAACCAACAAGGAAACCATCACTAAGTTCTGGAAGTACCTGCGTGAAGGGGGAAtaacaaagaaaagaaattatTTGGAAGAGAAAACTTGGGTTTTATAAGAAAGAGGGGAAAGAAATATACTTACAGACATATTACTAGCAATGGCCATTTCTTCAATTCTCAGTCGCGCATTTGCCATAATGCTGCCAAGTGTTTAATGGTCCAAATTTAAGCAATTGCAATAATTGAATAGATATTTATTTCCCCACCGCCATTCATTGGGAGTTTGTACTTGTGCGAAGGACAAAGGTGATTTTGCAGTTTGTAGCGATGCACAACCGAACGCTTGGAGCACTCTTGTTTGCTCTGGAAGCTATGGTAAATTTTGGAGTCTTTTGCAGCTGTTTAAACTCAATAATCTTAGAGATGATAAAGAAACAATGTCACTGGGATTTCAAATCATTGCCATCTAGATATAAATCATAAAGAGCACAAACCATATAAAGGAGGCAATCTGTCAAGTTTTGAGCACCCCATAGAAGAAGCCTTTCAAGTCATTTCTAATCACAAATGCTGTCTGGGATACTCTCTAGCTTATATCATTTCCCCAATTGCAAATCAACAAGTTAAGGGAGACACTGATAGTTGAGGGTAATTCTTCAATTGGAGTCTCTTCTAACACCAATTTTTTCGGATGTCCAAGAACATTAGGGAGCTTGTTTAGATTTGAGCATCCGGAGAGATCAAGTTCCTCAACCCAATTGAAATGTAAAGTGCTTGGAAGGCTTAAGGTTTTGCACATCGAAATAGGAAGGTATTCAAGATTGTCTAGAGATTGAATAGTCGTGGACCATTCTTCCATTCCACATTCTATTAGATCTAACTGCTCAATAACACTGGAATTTCAAATTTGCTTCAAATTTATGCAGAAGGACAGAGAAAGATACCACAGATTTTTCAACTGAAAGAGACTTGGAAGACTCCTTAGCTTTTTACACCCATAAAGGTTAAGATAATCAAGTTTGTGGAGAAAGCGAATTGAAGAGGGAATCTCACGCAATCTCTCACACCCCATAAGACATATCTGCTCTAAGTTTGCAGCCGAACGGAGATTTGGGAGTCTGGCTAGTTTCTTGGATCCACAAAGGTggagatattttaacttttgaggacACTGCTCATGAAAATAATAACTATGTTAGAATTGCTAATACTTTTCATTAATTCTCAAACAATttccaataattttattgactaaaTATTGacaattttaattagaatttcaacAATTAATTTCAAACAATTATATAAAATAGTCATTCCAACTTAGACCACAAAATATAATCTTTTTAAGGATTTTTCTTGCATTCCTATTAAATATATGAGTATCACATAATGCTTGTAGATTAGATTCATAGTATACTggatctaaataaaaattttactatttTCAAATTGGATTTTTGCtcaataaacataaagtttatatAAAACTTAGTGAAAAAAACTTTAACCAAATAAATCTGCAAACAAAAGGGAAAacgtataaaaaaaattattttccattAAATAAGATTTTAAAGTTGAGGCATGCTAATTGGCACAAAAAAAGCATACCTTATCTCCATTCCAAAGTCGTTCAACCTTGCTGTTTTCCAAATTGAGTAAAACAAGATTCTCCATGAAAAAATATGAAGGCATAGACCTGTAAGGATATTCCTCCCAATGTAGTAAACCCAACTTGTTGGGAAGATGCTGCAGACAATTCTTTTTAGCAGATTCAAGTATGAAGCCAGAGTCTTTTTTGTTTGAACAATATTGAGCCCTAAAACATTTGAGTAATCTTAAGTTAGGCATCCGTGAGAAGGTTTCAGGATTCAACCGTGTCTTTCCAATTTTAGACGTATCCAAGAATATGCCTTCGACTGCTTTGTTCACCTAACTCAAAGAATAAGAAACTGTGATGAATATATATGATCAGAAGAGTATATATCTAATCTATCAAAAATGATACCATAAGACCACATCGCATTTACATGCATGCTGGCCTTCAATTACTTCATCTCCAAAATCAGAAGTACACTCGAAGTTGtagtaatatttaaaaaatgattttataaagaaaaaaaaaactatcatcttgtttatattttttataaattataatatggaaaaaaaaaaagaagattttTCATGTCTTACCTTCTTAGTTGCCAACATATCACAAATTTCTGGAAATTTCCACAATCTACTACCTTTATGCCGAGCAATGTGTTGACCCATTTCTTGTATTAAATCATGCATCTCTAATTTATTTTCCACAAAAACTACGAGGCAATTTTCCACTAAACGAATTATTCCCAAACTTGGAGCAAGATCACATCCGTCTAGTATTTCTTCTACCCAATCTTTGTCATGGCCTTTGAAAAAGCAAGCAATATCAAGAAATATGGCCTTTTCTGTTGGTTCTAACGAATCATaacttatttttaatatattataaatccTGGATTGTGGATTCTTTTTTAGCTTTTTCAATACACTGTCCCATTGCTTTGGAGATCTTTTGCATAGATGTGAACCCAAAACTTTAAGGGCTAACGGAACACCTTTAGCATAGTTTACATCCCTTTGTGCCAACTCCATAAACCCCTCGGGAGGATGCTCTTGTTTAAAGGCTTTCACACTCAATAACTGAAGAGAATGACGATATGTTAATTCCTCAACCTTATATATGTGATCAACTCCAACAAGTACTTCTTTGTCTCTGCTTGTTACTATGACTCTACTTCCTAAACCAAACCAACCATGATCTCCGGCTAAAGCCTCTAATTGCTCTGAATCATTAACATCATCGAGAACAATGAAAACCTTCTTTCTTCTAAGTTTACACAGAGCGATAGTGGGAAGTACATCAAGCATTTGTATGCTCAAATCTTGATCCTCTACAAGTTGGGAAATAAGAGTTTTTCGTAAATGCAGTAATGTATGCTTTTCTGCATCTTCTCTAACGTTGCTTAGAAAGTAGCAAGCATCAAATTGATTAGAAATTTGACTAAAAAGAGCTTCAGCAATGGTTGTCTTTCCTATGCCGCCCATTCCCCAAATTCCAATAAAACGTACATCTGCCATCTCAATACATAGTAATGATAGAATTTCGTTGATGTGAGCATCAATCCCAACAAAATCATTACAAGCACTGTAGGAGAGAGGATACAGTGTCTTCGCGATTTGGTTGACAACTTTATCAATTAATTTCGATTCAGTCCTAGCAAAACATGATAAACAAAGTAAAGTAATAATTATTCGGAGATAAAAGGAAACTTGATAATTTTAAAGGCATTTTGAATTTGGACTTAATTTGATTGCTCGAAAACTAATTCGATAAATttctattataaataaaaaagaagaaagaaagtttaTATATTATCAATTGTGACGTAAATATAGATTTATACTTATTTTTAGCAAATATATCTATCTAAGGTACACTTTTTATATATGAATAAGGTATCTTCCGCATAATTAACCAAAGGCACACTTGTTATGGGGATTTACATGTagaaatggttttttttttttgaaaatacatgtagaaatggttttaaaatcatatttatcATTGAatctaattactaattatttcatcaaatcatgcattaaatgtcacgacccaacctatgggcaggaccggcactaggacctaggccagcctaaagcccctgagacccgtagtaagcctaactattcctcaatccaactctaaggcccatttgggcccaatttcaagaattcaactggacagagtccggccataaaatggacctttcaacggggagtttttgactcacccgacctgtaaacacaatatacaattaattggggagctcagctcaccctccacatactcatatgtcataaaaataaatgggagttcagctccctcatccagtccaacatacacgcatataataataagtttacaggtccaacatgataattatattacagacccaaatcaaatgaatatttctaacacatgcggaaatctaAAAGTTAACAAAAGTatacaaacatgaatagacgacctgcgaaggagaaaagcaggttaaccacaacaatagtcctcctgtagcctagaaaaatattaaacagaagtgagcgttcgactcaaagagtaaaatatcaattttaaccataatctctataactatctaaagctaatgcaccctgtagagtgaaatgcaacatcagcaatatttttacatcataacagcaaaaaggtaatttagagcactcacacacccgataatgtcaaccaatacatatatgggagctgatcccctatacagctctcttaatccaaactgtaccagcaaagaactcaagctcggacttccacttaataaaccaaatcggggtcccagcgaagaactcaagccgtgtctaccccgaaaaacctgatcccagcgaagatctcaagccgtgtctacccgtcctgtccatagccaacaccacaccacacgcacgccaactcacgcacactgctccaaattactacaacaacatccatggtactttaacaattatgaatgcaacataaaatgtgcctagtgtttaactacatagatacatatttataagtgatgcatgagcatgcttgaacatataataatatcaaaattacaattaaaattaatattttactcatagactcaatcgaagtcactgtggcagctgggcggaggaggaaggttgtcccagctcaactgataattttattacaatcatttaataaatttgactcaatacaaactaagaaaaagaccaaatacgtcttaCGTTATACCGAAAATCCAGccgagtctcccctatacctaggacttacccaacctgcaaaagggcttaaaacacacttctatagtcacaagccatacacccacaactcaatcacatcacacagcccctcctgggcccatccaaatagtcatcaatcataacatgtaaaattacagtttagtcctcataatttaacCTTCTTGCAAAAACTAcacaaatgagttctaaaaattctaaaattttgccccgcagtccttagcaatattactaagctaatgcaaaaagaatcataattttctgagctaccacgaatattttatggatttttaatcccattcaagcactagaaaattacgaaaaagcaaggttcgagcTTACCTATATCGATTCTGATCTAGGGAACGCGCTCGAGACatctaacaatggtggggtagccaaaatatcgatccaattctaagactttttcggtagttggtctgtctggccggaatttcACAGACTAGGGCAACTGTCTAATTTTCGCGAATTAAAGGTACCTAcaagaagcccacaacacgggggttggtatataatttttacggaattttctaagctcatttaatgctcggaaaaatactacgaagttttgtgggacccaccgaaaaacggtgccggaaaattttaaaatttatattgtcgcgaaggtctcgatgagtggagcgctttggtactctcggttttctcgtgaggttcacggtttgcgagaaatctagcccaaaaatcgaaatagactaaaacttttcggacaaaaattggacaaaccacttaatgaattttggtgttcttagtgtctatggaaagctctcgaggtgtagatagtgtttgacacaagacccaatTGTCGGTGGCCGGATTCGAATTTTGGCCAGAAGCCAAACGGCGCACAAGACAAAGGGAGCTTAGCGCGCTGCGTTGCTTAGAAGGCCGGCCGGCGGTGGGGAGGCACTGGGGCAGTGCGCTGGCGAGGTGGGGAAGGCTGGGTGGTGGCAGTGTGgcctggggaggagggaggagagaaaaAATGGGAGAGAAAGGAAGAGGGACGGGacgcgcggggaagggaagaagaagaaaagaaaaggccggtccgattcgacaggtccgatccggtccagttcgattcggctggtcttatttaagatacaaaattttgaatttttattctgtcttgggaccaaaaacgaggctcaaaaatttcaaaaaaattctagaaaactcagaaaaattcgtagactccaaatatatttttagttttgccacatggtctttaaattaatttttaaaaatcatcaaagttttatatttttgaaaaatcgaacccgatttctaaaatccgaaaaatctcaaataatttctcaaaatttaattaaaataaaatatcaatattactcacaaaataataaatttaaaaatttggggtgttacattcttccccccttacagaaaattcgtcctcgaattttacacaaggcagaataaagtacagaattacacattaaatagataagggtacttgctacacatatcccgctctgactcccaggtgcactcttccactgactgactcctccacaaaaccttaaccataggaatctgttttgatcttagctgcctcacttagtagtccactatggctacaggttactCCTCAAATGTCAGGTTTTTTTtttcagctctattacatccggctgtagcacatgagaaggatcgggtatgtatttcctgagcatggagaagtgaaatacaggatgaacatgagaaaagttgggtggtaactccaaccggtaggcaactgctccaaccctatcagtaacctcaaaaggtccaatataccgaggtgtcaacttgcccttctttccaaatctcatgactcccttcatcgaggAAACCTTTAGAAATACGTAGTTGCCTActacaaactctacatccctccatctggggtctgcataacttttctgcctactgaaagctgttttcaatcgttccctgattaaaggaaccatctctgaagtgtactgcactaggtctacatcatgtacctttgcttctcccatttccgtccaacacagaggagacctacactttcttccatat
This is a stretch of genomic DNA from Hevea brasiliensis isolate MT/VB/25A 57/8 chromosome 12, ASM3005281v1, whole genome shotgun sequence. It encodes these proteins:
- the LOC131171179 gene encoding disease resistance protein RPV1-like, with the translated sequence MADVRFIGIWGMGGIGKTTIAEALFSQISNQFDACYFLSNVREDAEKHTLLHLRKTLISQLVEDQDLSIQMLDVLPTIALCKLRRKKVFIVLDDVNDSEQLEALAGDHGWFGLGSRVIVTSRDKEVLVGVDHIYKVEELTYRHSLQLLSVKAFKQEHPPEGFMELAQRDVNYAKGVPLALKVLGSHLCKRSPKQWDSVLKKLKKNPQSRIYNILKISYDSLEPTEKAIFLDIACFFKGHDKDWVEEILDGCDLAPSLGIIRLVENCLVVFVENKLEMHDLIQEMGQHIARHKGSRLWKFPEICDMLATKKVNKAVEGIFLDTSKIGKTRLNPETFSRMPNLRLLKCFRAQYCSNKKDSGFILESAKKNCLQHLPNKLGLLHWEEYPYRSMPSYFFMENLVLLNLENSKVERLWNGDKCPQKLKYLHLCGSKKLARLPNLRSAANLEQICLMGCERLREIPSSIRFLHKLDYLNLYGCKKLRSLPSLFQLKNLCVIEQLDLIECGMEEWSTTIQSLDNLEYLPISMCKTLSLPSTLHFNWVEELDLSGCSNLNKLPNVLGHPKKLVLEETPIEELPSTISVSLNLLICNWGNDIS